From Nitrosopumilus sp.:
AATTCATCAATTCAAATAAGGAATTGTTCCAATTATTTTGTGAAAATCAATTTAAAAATTTCAGAATTTTATCTAATACATCTCTTCCTTGTTCAGGAGAGAAATTATTTTCAACATATAATTTAGCATTTTTTGATATTTTATTCCACAGAGTTCTATTTTTATATAACAAAATGGTCTTTTCTGCAAAATCTTGAGGGTCATCTGCAATCAATAGGCATTCATTATTGTCCATATCCAACCCTTCTGCACCAATAGAAGTAGTTACTAAAGGTAATGAATGAGACATACATTCAGTAACTTTGCCTTTGATTCCTGCACCATATCTTAATGGTACAACCATGACTCTGCATTGATTTAACATTGATGAAAGATCCGATACATAGCCAATTACCTCACAATTTTTTGTTTTTGAACATAAATTTTTAATTTTTTGAGGAATCTTGCTACCAACAATCTTGAATGTGATAGAAGGTAATTTTTCCAAAATTATTGGGAAAATTTTCGTTATAAAATATTCGACAGCATCAGCATTGGGTGGGTGTTGAAAACCACCAACATACAAAATATCTTTACGTTCATCATATGGGGCTACATTTCCATCATAAATTGGAGCAATGTGTAAAGCCGCAACATTATAAAATTTGTTTTTTTCAAAAACAGTAATACAATCTTTTTTTGTTCTAAGAATAATAAAATCAGATTTATTCATCAAAGATAATTCAATCTCTTTAATTCGCTCGGATTCTGTTTGTATCTTTTTTTGCTTTTTTACTACACTTTCTCTTAATAATCCAATATGATAAAGATCACTTGCTTCATAAATTATCTTACAGTGAGGAACATATCGTTTTAATTTATCAATAAAATTAACTGCAATATGAGGACGTGACAATATAGCAACTGAAAATACATGTCCTCGTTCTTGAAGAAATTTTTCAAAACTATGGTGTCCATAGATTACTTCAATACCACGTTGCTGTAATTCAGTAGTATATGGTTCAGATTTATTTAGATTTTCAGGCCAAAAAGTAACTTTATGACCCATATAAGATAAAACTGAAATTGTGAAAAATGCAGTTTGAGAACCTGCATCTTTATCTATTTCAGGAACATAATGATCCACATAGAGTATATTGAGTCCATTTTTTCTATTTGACGCAAAAAAAGAATTTTCTTGAGAATCTTCACCATGTGTAACTAATTCATTTTTCCATTTTTCATAAAAAATTTTTTGGTTAGAAAGTTGATTTACTTTTAGACCTTTATGGACATCAGTACCAGAAGTACTTCCTTCGTAATGAATTACTGTTGATAATGGTTGATACAAAATTTTTAATCCTAAATTTTTAATTTTCATACAAAGATCGGAATCTTCTGCATATGCTATTTTGTATCTAAGATCAAAGCCTCCAATTTGTTCAAATATTTTTTTTTTAATAAATAAGCAAGAACCTGAACAATAATCCACTTCTCGTACAAAATTATACATAGGATCGTTAGGATTTTTATTTCTCCCATAATTCCACCCGTTTCCGTTTTTCCAAATAATACCACCAGCTTCTTGTAACTTTCCATTAGAAAATAATAATTTCCCACCAACAGCTCCAACATTTTTTTTAAGCCCTAATTTTAAAAATGCTTCAAGCCAGTTTTCTGAAATTATTTTAACGTCATCATTAAGAAATAAGAGAAATTCTCCTTTGGCTTTAGTTACAGCAAAGTTATTGATAGAAGAAAATGAATATTCAT
This genomic window contains:
- a CDS encoding glycosyltransferase codes for the protein KDTLLEQLQADLKEKDTLLEQLQADLKEKDTLLEQLQADLKEKDKPINNLQSEIVNLNFELYVIKNSLIFKQMKKISNFIDKICPSGSSRREITRLVSESYKIIKNQGFSVFIKSFVSKINTISFSNRLQHKIQKHSFTNNISKTKPSILKSSNPILPSKFFTVDQNLRTNLKFGFYNITNLEKHPLISIIIPTFDAVELLKQNLQSIESLTTYSSYEIIIVSNNLDKNSNMRKYLSTVKHQVYVFEDEYSFSSINNFAVTKAKGEFLLFLNDDVKIISENWLEAFLKLGLKKNVGAVGGKLLFSNGKLQEAGGIIWKNGNGWNYGRNKNPNDPMYNFVREVDYCSGSCLFIKKKIFEQIGGFDLRYKIAYAEDSDLCMKIKNLGLKILYQPLSTVIHYEGSTSGTDVHKGLKVNQLSNQKIFYEKWKNELVTHGEDSQENSFFASNRKNGLNILYVDHYVPEIDKDAGSQTAFFTISVLSYMGHKVTFWPENLNKSEPYTTELQQRGIEVIYGHHSFEKFLQERGHVFSVAILSRPHIAVNFIDKLKRYVPHCKIIYEASDLYHIGLLRESVVKKQKKIQTESERIKEIELSLMNKSDFIILRTKKDCITVFEKNKFYNVAALHIAPIYDGNVAPYDERKDILYVGGFQHPPNADAVEYFITKIFPIILEKLPSITFKIVGSKIPQKIKNLCSKTKNCEVIGYVSDLSSMLNQCRVMVVPLRYGAGIKGKVTECMSHSLPLVTTSIGAEGLDMDNNECLLIADDPQDFAEKTILLYKNRTLWNKISKNAKLYVENNFSPEQGRDVLDKILKFLN